A window from Dromaius novaehollandiae isolate bDroNov1 chromosome 1, bDroNov1.hap1, whole genome shotgun sequence encodes these proteins:
- the POGLUT1 gene encoding protein O-glucosyltransferase 1 isoform X2 → MGAGGGRRVAAGARGGGRPGSVWKQDLAPFRGGISREIILDVVSRKLGTHYQIIKKKLYREHDCMFPARCSGVEHFLLGIINRLPDMEMVINVRDYPQVPKWMKPIIPVFSFSKTPEYNDIMYPAWTFWEGGPAVWPIYPTGLGRWDLMREDLRRSAEKWPWMKKISKGYFRGSRTSPERDPLILLSRENPELVDAKYTKNQAWKSEKDTLGKPPAKEIPLVDHCKYKYLFNFRGVAASFRFKHLFLCGSLVFHVGEEWFEFFYPQLKPWVHYIPVKSDLSDVRELLQFVKENDAIAQEISERGRQFISEHLQMEDVSCYWEHLLSEYSQALTYKVKRKNNYNEITSERLKTEL, encoded by the exons CGTCTGGAAGCAGGACCTGGCTCCTTTTCGAGGTGGCATTTCCAGGGAAATAATATTAGATGTGGTGAGCCGGAAGCTTGGAACGCACTACCAAATCATTAAGAAAAAGTTATATCGTGAGCATGACTGCATGTTCCCTGCAAG ATGCAGTGGAGTTGAGCATTTCCTTCTGGGGATCATCAACCGCCTCCCAGACATGGAGATGGTGATCAATGTGCGAGACTACCCCCAAGTCCCCAAATGGATGAAGCCTATTATCCCAGTCTTCTCCTTCAGTAAG ACACCTGAGTACAATGATATCATGTATCCCGCCTGGACATTTTGGGAAGGAGGACCAGCTGTTTGGCCAATTTACCCAACAGGTTTAGGGCGCTGGGACCTCATGAGAGAGGACCTCAGAAG atctgcAGAAAAATGGCCATGgatgaaaaaaatctccaaaggATATTTCCGAGGATCCAG AACGAGCCCTGAGAGAGATCCTCTCATTCTGCTGTCCCGAGAAAACCCAGAACTCGTGGATGCTAAGTACACTAAAAACCAGGCCTGGAAGTctgaaaag GACACCCTAGGGAAACCTCCTGCAAAGGAAATTCCACTGGTTGATCACTGCAAATACAA GTACCTGTTTAATTTCCGGGGAGTGGCTGCCAGTTTCCGGTTCAAACATCTTTTCTTGTGTGGTTCACTTGTCTTTCACGTTGGAGAAGAGTGGTTCGAGTTCTTCTACCCCCAGCTGAAGCCTTGGGTCCACTACATTCCAGTCAAATCAGACCTCTCTGATGTCAG ggAGCTGTTGCAGTTTGTAAAGGAAAACGATGCTATAGCACAAGAAATTTCAGAGAG GGGACGCCAGTTCATCAGTGAGCACTTGCAGATGGAGGATGTCTCTTGCTACTGGGAGCATCTGCTGTCTGAGTATTCCCAAGCATTGACttacaaagtgaaaaggaagaacaACTACAATGAGATCACTTCTGAACGGCTGAAAACAGAACTGTAG
- the TIMMDC1 gene encoding complex I assembly factor TIMMDC1, mitochondrial produces the protein MAEGIGAPSHFGRPAPPPQTGWERLRELWQRDDRQQFPEETVNIIKSAFSGGVIGWVYGGLPAFRHARKEFIARSHGELFQNRADAVQSAHRAGLRSFIRYGWRWSWRVAAFVAIFNTVSTGLSVYRNKTTISNFAAAGAFTGALFRMHLGLHGLAGGSVFGIVFGIPAGGLLMVMQKLAGETLQEKRNRERRELYEQELAEWQSRLGVTEVLGQKESSAQGGSQREIARESRSC, from the exons ATGGCGGAGGGGATCGGCGCCCCGTCGCATTtcggccgcccggcgccgccgccgcagaCGGGCTGGGAGCGGCTCCGCGAGCTCTGGCAGCGCGA CGACCGGCAGCAGTTCCCGGAAGAAACGGTGAATATCATCAAGTCGGCGTTTTCGGGGGGCGTCATTGGCTGGGTGTACGGCGGACTGCCCGCCTTTCGCCACGCTAGGAAGGAGTTCATCGCGCGCAGCCACGGCGAGCTCTTCCAGAACCGCGCCGACGCCGTG CAATCAGCTCACCGTGCCGGTCTCAGGAGCTTCATCCGCTACGGCTGGCGCTGGAGTTGGAGAGTAGCTGCTTTTGTGGCAATATTTAA CACAGTGAGCACTGGTCTGTCTGTGTACCGCAATAAAACCACCATCAGTAATTTTGCTGCAGCTGGAG cctTCACAGGAGCCCTCTTCAGAATGCACTTGGGCCTGCATGGACTGGCAGGCGGCAGCGTGTTTGGAATAGTGTTTGG AATCCCTGCAGGGGGCCTCTTAATGGTGATGCAGAAGCTTGCTGGTGAGACCTTGCAGGAGAAGAGGAATCGTGAGCGGAGGGAGCTGTATGAACAGGAATTAGCAGAATG gCAATCCAGGCTGGGTGTAACTGAAGTCTTGGGCCAAAAAGAAAGCAGTGCTCAGGGAGGATCACAGAGAGAGATAGCAAGAGAATCCAGGAGTTGCTAA